GGACATATGCGCATATGTAATGTCAAGGcgattaatttgattttttaaagCATGTCCTAAAATTGGCTTCAAGGGGTTCACTCAAGGAGGACGCCACCCGTACGGTCAACCGTCAATGGTCAAAAGCCCCCTGGAGCAACAAGGTCTCCTACATACTGGATCGGTATTCTACAAGGAAAAATCGAAGGGCGCAGGCAAACCTGAAAATGCGGCCAAGACCCCATTCAAGTGCGATGATCTAAGTAAGTTATGTCCAGATCCTTGTGTCGATGATGAAGAAATGGATGCAATTGCTGAACACGTCGGCGGTAAATGCGAGAGGGATCCCTGCTCCAGGGTCAGAGAGCCTTGTGAGTCATATATCAAGACACATATAGGTGGAACGAAAAAACCTTCCAAGAAAACGGGCTCCAATAAAACAGAGACTAAACCCATTCCAATACCAACTGCCTCAGAGAATAAGGCAGAGACTAAACCCATTTCAACACCAACTGCCTCGAAGCACAAGGACACTACCTCCAGTAAATTAGCGACTGACGCAAATAAGAAACCGACAACCTGTAAGAAAGAAAAGGCTGCCTTTAGTAAAAAGTCGATTGCCTCCCAAAAGACTGCCCCCAGTAAGAAACCGATTGCCTCTACTAAAAAACCGGCTTCCTCCAGTAAAGTACCGATTGATTCAAATAAAAAGGCTATCTGCAAGAAAAAACCGACTGTCGCCAGTCAAATAAAGGATACGTCCAATGGCAAACCGACTACCAATGCAAAGACCCCCGCCAAAAAGAAGTAAGATGTAAAGCAACAAGACTAATGatcaaataatataaagacAGCCAACCAATTGGTATTATTCCAATGCCAGGAACCCCatcaaaaaaaagttaaactGTTAAGCaccaaaattaataattatttaatataaagaCATCCTTCCAAGCAATTTGTATATGAGTATTATTCACTAAAATTGTTTTCGATATAGAATATCTGAAATTCATTGCCATAAAGACCCGTGATTAGCCAGCAGCCATTGTCGCTGATGCGAATGAATTGGCCACGACCGCGCAGTACGCCCTTGACGTGGCCACGAGCTCCATCGCTGATCCTGTAGTAGTCCAAGGCACCGTCGCTGCTAGGACAGTAGATGATGTTGGCGTCACGGCTGCAGGCGATTGCGTTCTTGAAGGGCAGCGGAATTTGCACAATTAATTGGGCGGTGTCCTATTGAGGAATAATATACAtaagcataataataatttcggAATTTCTTATATCAATACCTCCTCCTCGTGTCGCATATCGTGATAGTAGGTCTGTCCGCTCAGATCGCAGCTAACCACAATTTGGTGGCCATCCATTTCGGTTTTTTGCAGGGTAGACACCATGAATCGATGCCTGCGCAGGGCAAGCAGCTGTAGCTGCTTGTTGGATCTATCGGCAGCTGGCTGGCGGCTTGTGCTCCAGCAGCGATAGACGCCGCCATTGTTGGTGCCCAAAACGAAATCGTCCAGGCCCAGCGACACCATAGTCGTTAATTCCGTGGCCACTGAGGCTGGCAACGAATATCTAAATAGCACATTTAGTCAGGTAAAACTTTTCTATGTGTTTTATCTACAACTTACTCCCAATCCAAGGTCATTTGCTTGGCCACCAGCCACTGCAGCACCGTGCCATTGGCATAGCAGGCAAGCAGACGCTGCTCCGTAACCCAATCCAGTGCCACGGCAGCACCATATGTGGAGGAGACGCTGTGCAGCTGTTTTACTTCCGCGCTCGAGTCACCGCCAGCACGTGCCTGCTCGTATAGCCAGACAAAAAGCTCGCCATCCATGGTGGCGCCGGCAAACATTTGCTTGTTGAATCCATTGGTGCACAGGCTACGCAGGCAGGATTTCAGTGGCAGAGCTTTGGCCTCCGAGTATACCACAAAATTTCCATGGGACATACGCTGCGGCACAAAGAGCTTCAGCTGTTGCTCCACATGCTCACACCAGTCGTCGTGGGGTGCCACCGTCGTAGCCACCAGCACGGGCGCATTATTTGTGTGCACGCACAGCCAAATAGCCAATCCCTGCGAGTTTTCGACGCTGTCCATGGTTAGTTTCTGGTAGGTGTGCACCTGCAACTGCTCCTCCAGCGTGCACTGACTCGACTGCTGATCCTCCATGAGTGGCGTC
The sequence above is a segment of the Drosophila virilis strain 15010-1051.87 chromosome 3, Dvir_AGI_RSII-ME, whole genome shotgun sequence genome. Coding sequences within it:
- the LOC6622140 gene encoding large ribosomal subunit protein uL23: MVKSPLEQQGLLHTGSVFYKEKSKGAGKPENAAKTPFKCDDLSKLCPDPCVDDEEMDAIAEHVGGKCERDPCSRVREPCESYIKTHIGGTKKPSKKTGSNKTETKPIPIPTASENKAETKPISTPTASKHKDTTSSKLATDANKKPTTCKKEKAAFSKKSIASQKTAPSKKPIASTKKPASSSKVPIDSNKKAICKKKPTVASQIKDTSNGKPTTNAKTPAKKK
- the LOC6622146 gene encoding uncharacterized protein isoform X1, with amino-acid sequence MDVLSHYSSPVIEFPATQPIEKQNALVDNCTGTDPPPLSLDAGTETQEMQHVATQTEQCCSSKSVDYDERALAKWLRQICPLVEQELSQPTPLMEDQQSSQCTLEEQLQVHTYQKLTMDSVENSQGLAIWLCVHTNNAPVLVATTVAPHDDWCEHVEQQLKLFVPQRMSHGNFVVYSEAKALPLKSCLRSLCTNGFNKQMFAGATMDGELFVWLYEQARAGGDSSAEVKQLHSVSSTYGAAVALDWVTEQRLLACYANGTVLQWLVAKQMTLDWEYSLPASVATELTTMVSLGLDDFVLGTNNGGVYRCWSTSRQPAADRSNKQLQLLALRRHRFMVSTLQKTEMDGHQIVVSCDLSGQTYYHDMRHEEEDTAQLIVQIPLPFKNAIACSRDANIIYCPSSDGALDYYRISDGARGHVKGVLRGRGQFIRISDNGCWLITGLYGNEFQIFYIENNFSE
- the LOC6622146 gene encoding uncharacterized protein isoform X2, whose protein sequence is MQHVATQTEQCCSSKSVDYDERALAKWLRQICPLVEQELSQPTPLMEDQQSSQCTLEEQLQVHTYQKLTMDSVENSQGLAIWLCVHTNNAPVLVATTVAPHDDWCEHVEQQLKLFVPQRMSHGNFVVYSEAKALPLKSCLRSLCTNGFNKQMFAGATMDGELFVWLYEQARAGGDSSAEVKQLHSVSSTYGAAVALDWVTEQRLLACYANGTVLQWLVAKQMTLDWEYSLPASVATELTTMVSLGLDDFVLGTNNGGVYRCWSTSRQPAADRSNKQLQLLALRRHRFMVSTLQKTEMDGHQIVVSCDLSGQTYYHDMRHEEEDTAQLIVQIPLPFKNAIACSRDANIIYCPSSDGALDYYRISDGARGHVKGVLRGRGQFIRISDNGCWLITGLYGNEFQIFYIENNFSE